The DNA region CGCACAGTCGGCAAAATCTTGCGTTAAATCCAGCGGCGTATAGGTGGGGATCTCGCTGGTTTGGGCCAGAAGGGTTTGGATGGGTTCTAGCGATCGCACCGTCCGAATTAACACCCCTTCGGCAGAAACGCGCAACTCCGTCTCCGGCACCATAAAATAGAGCAACGGTTGGGCGATCGCCTTAGAATAGGCCGAATAAAATCCCGCCATATCAAACGACACATAACCGTAAGCCGTCCAGTCTTGAAGCGATAAAGACCCCAGCAACTCCCCAACCTGCTTAAACGGATCGGTAGCCGGTTCGCAGCGAGTGCGATCGCCACTGTCCAATTGCACCGTATCGCGCGTTACGAGAACCCTCGCAAGCTGATTTCCAGCGATCCGAACTTCCCCCTTCCCTTCGTAGAGAACATAGGACTTAAAAATTCCTGCCTTCAGACAGCGGTGTAAAATCGCCGTCGCATCCTGTTGGCCCGAAATAAATACTTCTTGATACGTCGGGATCGTTTGAATTTGCGTCACCATAACAATTGTCCTGAGTGCTGATTTATGCGCGAGTGGTAGAAAAATCGGTGCGTTGTTGAGAACGCATTAGTAACTTGCGGTGAATTTTGCCTGTGGGAGTACGCGGTAACTCCTCTACAAAACAAACCTTTTTCGGCGCTTTGAAGTGAGGTAAGCGCTGTTTAGCAAAGCGGCAAATCTGCTGCTCTAATTCCGGGGATGGCTGATAGTCCGCTTTCAGGGTAATATAAGCCACCACCTGAGTTAGCGCCTCAGACTCTGGAACCACCGCCACCTCTAAAATCTGCGGATGTTGGTGCAACACATCCTCAATTTCCATCGGCGAAACCCATTGACCGTTCACCTTAAACAGGTCATCCTTGCGGCCCATAAACTTAAAATACCCGTCCGCATCGCACAGGTACTTATCCCCCGTTCGCATTGCATTACCATAGAGGGCCTGCCGCGTTTGTTCCAGTCGGTTCCAATACCCCAGCATCAAGCTGTCGCCGCTGACTTGCAAATTGCCAATTTCACCAGGGGGACAGGTTGCGCCAAACTCATCCACCACGCGCACGTCATATCCGGGAACCGGACGGCCAGACGTACCGGGTTTGCATTCTCCCGCGCGGTTGGCGAGGAAAATATGCAAAAATTCTGTCGTCCCAATTCCTTCGCAGATTTCCCGGCCATATACTTCGCGCCACTGCTGCCAAAGGCTTTCGGGGAGTTGTTCGGCGGCTGAAACGCACAGTCGCAGCGAAGAAACATCTAGCGGCGCAATATCGCGAACGGCGAGTAAGTTGGCATATACGCTGGGAATGCCAAAAAAGACTGTCGGTCGATAGCGCTCAATATCGGCAATGATATCAAAGGCGTTATTGGCATCGGAAAGGACAGTCGCCGCACCCACCGCCATTGGCATATATAAGCTATTTCCCAAACCGTAGGCAAAAGGCAGATTGGCAACAGAATAGGTAATATCTTCGGGTTGCAAGCCTAGGGTTGCTTTGCCATAGTTTTCTGCACAGACCACCATGTTCTGGTGCAGGTGAATAACGCCTTTGGGGTTGCCTGTACTGCCGGAGGTGTACAGCCAAAAGGCGGGTTCGTCGCGGAGGGTGTCAGCAGGGGGTAGCGGTTGTGCTGGCATTGGCGACAGGTGCGCCAAAAAGGGGGTTTCTCCGTCTTGAAGCAGGGTTGTTTGTAAATTAGGAGATTGGATGGGGTGCAGTTGCGTCTGCCAAGTTTGGGTGGTGAGTAAGAGTTTGGCCCGCGAGTCTTGCAGGATGTACTGCACTTCTTCTAAGCTGCAAGCGGTGTTGATGGGAACGGGAACGGCACCGATCCAGATGGCTCCCCAAAAGGTGAAAATGAATTCTGGGGTATCGGGTAATAGGAGTGCTATTCGATTTTCGCGTTCAATGCCGAGTTCTAGGAGCGATCGCGCTGCCTTTTGCACCCATTCATAGACTTGAGCGTAAGTATAGGTTTGTTCTTGGTAAAACAGGGCGATTTTGTCGCTGAGATGGCGTTCTAGAAAATAGGCAGCAACATTAAAGCGGCGAGGTAGTTGTTGAGAAATCCTTTCCATTGGTTTGATCCTGGGTGGTTAATCTTTCACTGAGCCACAACCCAAACGAGGACGCGTTCTTCCCAATGACACCAACTGGCTAGCCATTGCTGAATCTGTTTTTGTTCGGCGATGGCGATCGCTTTTCCATGCAAGCAAATGGTGAGTTGATGCGAGGAGAGGTTGGCTTCAATTTCATGCCAGTCAATTCCTACTAATCCGGTTGAGAGTGCTTTTCCTACGGCTTCTTTGGTGGCAAAGCAGACTGCAAAGGCTTGAGGAGGATGGGGATGAGCTTGACAGCGCTCAATTTCGCTTGGGGTGAAAATTAGGTTTAGGGTTTCGCGATCGTATCGTTCAATCCATTTCACCATTTTGGCGATGGGGGCAATATCAACGCCAATTCCTTTAAGTCCAGCACTGGGTTGTTGCTCAGGGAAGAAAATTTTCAAGCCTCCGTTAATGGTTTGAGGGGGATTTGGCAGTAGAAGCGCGATATTTTCATGACTCTTTTTGAATCGGGAGGCGACTCTTTACAAGGTTGGGCGGTTCGTGACTGAATTGGACTTCAAAACTTGATAAAAATCCCCGATTTTTAAGGGGCTTAAAATACAAGCGATCGCAGCAGTGTAAGTCAATCTGACTTCTGAATTTCCACTTAAAGCTGAGGCTTTTGTTGATGTAGCAATTTTTAAACCAAAATCTGTCGCGTAGGTTGGGTTAAACAAGACTCAACCCAAGCGACGACTTTAGAGATATTTAAGTTTGGGAGAGACTAATTTCAGATTGAATTGCCGTTTCAACGCGCTGACAAACCTGGGCTAGCGTCATATCTTGACGCGTTTCTAGTTTGACTCGAACGCTAAACTGGCGCTTTAACTCTAAAGATAATTCTACGATTTCTGTAGAGTCAAGCTGTAAATCTCGATGGAGTAAAGTCTGTTCATGTAAATCCTCTTTGGGAATGCCAAGATGGCTCAGGATGGTTTGCAGAATACCCATCACTTCTAGATGATTCATAGGGTCAAATCCCTGGAAAAAATGATGCGTTTCTCTACAAATTCGGGCGCTTGCAGTTGTTATCTCCCAACTGTTTTCGGTACGCGCAACAAACAGAACGCGGAGAATGCTGCGAGCAGGGGCTGCTATTGATAGATTTCAGCATACTCGCTTTTGTCCAAATCGCAAGTTTAGCTTCAAACCCTTACCCTACCTCGCTTGCAGGGGATTTTGGAGCTTATTGATAATTAATTTCTATTAAAAATCTCTGAGGAATAAAAAAAAGAGTGGCTTTGAGGTCTTGCCAGGGGGAGGTGAAGTAGTAGAATACCTAAGTCAGTCGCTAATTATTCTCAACTACTGCTTGAGACTCTTGAGAGATTTATCTGTCAGCCCTTGTTGACGCAGGCGACCGACCCAGATTCAAGCATTGGCCCTAGTTGAACAGTACAGAGCTTTCAATCCACTCCACTGATTGAACTCTTCCTTCCTTTATCCATCGCCCTTGAGAAGGAGTTATACCGTGACGAGTTGCTCGATCGGTATTCGTTCGGTTGCTGTCCAATTTCCCCGTGAAATTCGGACAAACGATTACTGGTCTGAAAAATACCCAGATTTAGCCGCCCCTGTTGCTTCCCGGCGTTCTCGGATCGCCCGATCTGCACCCGCCAACCCCAGCGGCTTTGATATTTGGTCGCAAGAGGTTGCGCCGTATTTAAGCGATCGCTTTCGGGGGAATGTCGAACGGCGAGTGCTGAGTGGGACCGAAACCGCGCTGAGTCTGGAAACCCAGGCCATTGAGGAGGCGATCGCCGCTGCGAACTTGCAACCCGATGACATCGATTTAGCGATCGCGACTTCCCTATTTTCCGACACCCTCGGCTTCGGTCAGGCCGCCAAACTGGGCTTGCGCTGTCCGGCGTGGAACCTTGAGTCCACCTGTGCTAGCGCCCTCGTCGCCTTACAAACGGCCCGCGCCCTGATCCAAACTGGAGAGTATCGCCATATCCTGGTTGTCGTTTCCCAGATGGGATCGAAAGCCGTTGAAGAAACCGATACCCTATCCTGGTCAATGGGAGACGCGGCGGGCGCATTCATTGTCAGCGAAATGCCCGCCCACCAAGGGGTTCTCGCCACCCACATCATCAGCGCCAGGGCCGCCGCCGGGGCTTATACTTACGAACTCGCTAGCGATCGCCTCCAGATCCGCACCGGAGACAACGCCAGCGCGATCGCCGAAACCGCCGTTGACTTTGTACGCACTTGCACCCAAGCCGTTTTAGACAAAGCGGGAGTGAGTTTGCAAGAGATTAACGGGTTTGCCTTCAACACCCCAACTGCTTGGTATGCCAGCGTTTGCGCCCGCG from Desertifilum tharense IPPAS B-1220 includes:
- a CDS encoding 3-oxoacyl-[acyl-carrier-protein] synthase III C-terminal domain-containing protein; protein product: MTSCSIGIRSVAVQFPREIRTNDYWSEKYPDLAAPVASRRSRIARSAPANPSGFDIWSQEVAPYLSDRFRGNVERRVLSGTETALSLETQAIEEAIAAANLQPDDIDLAIATSLFSDTLGFGQAAKLGLRCPAWNLESTCASALVALQTARALIQTGEYRHILVVVSQMGSKAVEETDTLSWSMGDAAGAFIVSEMPAHQGVLATHIISARAAAGAYTYELASDRLQIRTGDNASAIAETAVDFVRTCTQAVLDKAGVSLQEINGFAFNTPTAWYASVCARALGIDPARTWNLYPRYANIGPVFPLANLDWAARSQKLKENDLILVYANGAGATAVATVMRWGDVALGCEPAPPLSSAAAQTTVQLAAPEPTQPAEIPNLSLEKLLATAPSKREIQLETYLLSWFASSLQKPIHQFNPQQTFATLLDSLMALMLKSRIEVDLQVQVPIEQLFGDRTIHQLAEYILSQLTLTTLTSSPLCVEERETLRL
- a CDS encoding acyl carrier protein, translating into MNHLEVMGILQTILSHLGIPKEDLHEQTLLHRDLQLDSTEIVELSLELKRQFSVRVKLETRQDMTLAQVCQRVETAIQSEISLSQT
- a CDS encoding holo-ACP synthase, giving the protein MKIFFPEQQPSAGLKGIGVDIAPIAKMVKWIERYDRETLNLIFTPSEIERCQAHPHPPQAFAVCFATKEAVGKALSTGLVGIDWHEIEANLSSHQLTICLHGKAIAIAEQKQIQQWLASWCHWEERVLVWVVAQ
- a CDS encoding benzoate-CoA ligase family protein, which codes for MERISQQLPRRFNVAAYFLERHLSDKIALFYQEQTYTYAQVYEWVQKAARSLLELGIERENRIALLLPDTPEFIFTFWGAIWIGAVPVPINTACSLEEVQYILQDSRAKLLLTTQTWQTQLHPIQSPNLQTTLLQDGETPFLAHLSPMPAQPLPPADTLRDEPAFWLYTSGSTGNPKGVIHLHQNMVVCAENYGKATLGLQPEDITYSVANLPFAYGLGNSLYMPMAVGAATVLSDANNAFDIIADIERYRPTVFFGIPSVYANLLAVRDIAPLDVSSLRLCVSAAEQLPESLWQQWREVYGREICEGIGTTEFLHIFLANRAGECKPGTSGRPVPGYDVRVVDEFGATCPPGEIGNLQVSGDSLMLGYWNRLEQTRQALYGNAMRTGDKYLCDADGYFKFMGRKDDLFKVNGQWVSPMEIEDVLHQHPQILEVAVVPESEALTQVVAYITLKADYQPSPELEQQICRFAKQRLPHFKAPKKVCFVEELPRTPTGKIHRKLLMRSQQRTDFSTTRA